In a genomic window of Polypterus senegalus isolate Bchr_013 chromosome 13, ASM1683550v1, whole genome shotgun sequence:
- the LOC120542890 gene encoding lectin-like isoform X2, which translates to MKGNLSTMAATLGLLLATFIISTVTGEPDPDKLIQNGWVSYFSDCYQYFPMQKTWTDAELYCVSLGGNLASLHSSGDNQFITSLIRSSDSSGPTSWLGGSNSVQASSWLWTDGSQWDFTNWNPGEPNNVGGTEHCFHTNFLGKPCFLF; encoded by the exons ATGAAAGG AAATCTGAGCACAATGGCTGCAACACTCGGCTTGCTGCTGGCTACTTTCATCATCAGCACAGTTACAG GTGAGCCCGATCCTGATAAGTTAATTCAGAATGGATGGGTGAGCTACTTCAGCGATTGTTACCAATACTTCCCAATGCAGAAGACCTGGACTGACGCTGAG CTTTACTGTGTCAGCCTTGGAGGAAACCTGGCGTCTCTCCACAGCAGCGGTGATAACCAGTTCATCACCAGTCTGATTAGGAGCAGTGACTCCTCTGGCCCCACCTCATGGCTCGGAGGCTCCAACTCTGTGCAG GCCTCATCATGGCTCTGGACAGATGGGTCCCAGTGGGATTTTACAAACTGGAATCCGGGTGAACCCAACAATGTCGGTGGCACTGAGCACTGCTTCCACACCAACTTTCTAGGTAAGCCGTGCTTTCTGTTTTAG